The following coding sequences lie in one Peribacillus frigoritolerans genomic window:
- a CDS encoding RDD family protein — protein sequence MTERNENNEQIASTNLMADQEIPVQQGFSTASKAVDDDGVKKVHFAGFWMRFWAYLADLLVIGSLNRILIHPIFKFYEGTDDLWFSAEGFLTGVVFFLYFVLMTKFLNQTLGKMIFGLKVVALKEEKKNISWGTILFRELIGRYISKVTWIGYLLAGLLPKKQALHDVFADTGVVLIRR from the coding sequence ATGACGGAAAGAAATGAAAATAATGAACAAATCGCTTCAACCAATCTAATGGCAGATCAAGAGATTCCCGTTCAGCAGGGATTTTCAACAGCCAGTAAGGCCGTGGATGATGATGGTGTCAAGAAAGTTCATTTTGCCGGTTTTTGGATGAGGTTTTGGGCCTATTTAGCCGATCTATTGGTTATCGGAAGTTTGAACCGGATTTTGATTCATCCCATCTTCAAGTTTTATGAAGGGACAGATGATCTCTGGTTTTCCGCAGAGGGCTTTTTAACGGGGGTCGTATTCTTCTTATACTTTGTTTTGATGACCAAATTCTTGAACCAAACTCTTGGTAAAATGATTTTTGGACTGAAAGTCGTTGCATTGAAGGAAGAGAAAAAAAACATTTCATGGGGAACGATTTTGTTCAGGGAGCTGATTGGCCGCTATATTTCAAAGGTCACTTGGATTGGCTATCTCTTGGCAGGCCTATTACCGAAGAAACAGGCTTTGCATGATGTCTTTGCAGACACGGGCGTAGTGTTGATCAGAAGATGA
- a CDS encoding class I SAM-dependent methyltransferase, whose protein sequence is MKSTPVEQLFYEFDETAQILQSELSCTYLDALGETGENFFEGKVLQEEISEVSKKRLVKHYADFSPEKYEKEAIRKAYQLAILKGMQQSVQPNHHMTPDAVGMFVSYLVGKFTKDQKEIVMLDPAIGTGNLLFAILNQLTDKNIASYGVEIDETLIRLAYAGANLQEHPLQFFNQDSLEPLFIDPSDVVVSDLPIGYYPNDVRAAEYELKADKGHSYAHHLFIEQGVKHAKDGGHLFFIVPNNLFVSEEAPKLNDFLKKHTHIQGMVQLPLSMFKSEAAAKSILILQKKKEGIEAPKKALLVQLPKLSDFEATRSVMQQMDDWFKEEK, encoded by the coding sequence GTGAAGTCTACCCCAGTTGAACAATTATTTTATGAATTTGATGAAACAGCCCAAATATTGCAAAGTGAACTATCATGTACGTATCTGGATGCCTTAGGTGAAACGGGCGAGAATTTCTTCGAAGGGAAAGTCCTGCAGGAGGAAATCAGTGAAGTATCGAAAAAAAGGTTAGTGAAGCATTATGCAGATTTTTCACCAGAGAAATATGAAAAAGAAGCAATCCGAAAAGCGTACCAGCTTGCCATTTTAAAAGGCATGCAGCAGAGCGTTCAGCCGAATCATCATATGACTCCTGATGCAGTCGGCATGTTCGTCAGTTATTTAGTCGGTAAATTCACAAAGGATCAAAAAGAGATAGTCATGCTCGATCCAGCCATCGGAACGGGGAACTTACTATTTGCGATCTTGAATCAACTTACTGATAAAAACATCGCTTCATATGGTGTCGAGATTGACGAAACCTTGATCAGGCTTGCTTATGCAGGTGCCAACCTGCAAGAACACCCGCTGCAATTTTTTAACCAGGACAGCCTGGAGCCGCTTTTCATCGATCCTTCCGATGTTGTGGTCAGTGATTTGCCGATTGGTTATTATCCGAATGATGTACGTGCAGCTGAATATGAATTGAAGGCCGATAAGGGACATTCGTATGCACACCATTTGTTTATTGAACAAGGTGTTAAACATGCGAAGGATGGCGGACATCTATTCTTCATTGTCCCGAATAACCTGTTCGTCTCGGAGGAAGCGCCGAAACTCAATGATTTTCTGAAGAAGCATACACATATCCAAGGGATGGTGCAATTGCCGCTTTCCATGTTTAAAAGTGAAGCGGCTGCGAAAAGCATCCTGATCCTTCAAAAGAAAAAAGAGGGTATCGAAGCACCGAAGAAGGCATTGCTCGTACAGCTTCCGAAGTTGTCGGATTTCGAAGCGACCAGGTCTGTCATGCAACAGATGGACGATTGGTTTAAAGAGGAAAAATAG
- a CDS encoding EcsC family protein: MEFTNREMKIWNEISEWQEKLYQYEPTDLAALYDKWLEQGFALLPENVQQQFFEKLDTWLFHLHAMVQSSQVQIDARERILASARVFNEDIETLSDLNHLSIDQLNYIANQHIAKHRLYSFAQGGMSGSGGLLLLGSDIPAMTVINVRIVQLIAMSYGVEVNTPFEMMLALKVFNAGAMPKRLQGIAWEELIREVQTAEDDYFYLGIEELTNPTWMEQPLKQLLKALSITVFRKKLVRGIPFISMAIGAGSNYQMTRSVSEFAQKFYQYRYLLEKKADEE, encoded by the coding sequence ATGGAATTCACGAACCGGGAAATGAAAATTTGGAATGAAATTAGTGAATGGCAGGAAAAGCTTTATCAATATGAGCCCACGGACCTTGCTGCTTTGTATGATAAATGGTTGGAGCAGGGGTTTGCCCTGCTTCCTGAAAACGTCCAACAACAGTTTTTTGAAAAGCTGGATACCTGGCTTTTTCATTTACATGCCATGGTTCAGAGCTCACAAGTTCAAATAGATGCAAGAGAGCGGATTTTAGCATCTGCGCGCGTGTTTAATGAAGATATCGAAACGCTGAGTGATTTGAATCACTTATCGATCGATCAGTTGAATTACATAGCCAATCAGCATATCGCTAAGCATCGCTTATATTCATTTGCACAGGGCGGGATGAGCGGATCAGGAGGCCTGCTTCTGCTAGGGAGCGATATTCCGGCCATGACGGTCATCAATGTCAGGATCGTACAGCTTATTGCGATGTCTTATGGTGTCGAGGTGAATACGCCGTTTGAAATGATGCTGGCCCTTAAGGTATTCAATGCAGGAGCGATGCCAAAGAGGCTCCAAGGAATAGCGTGGGAAGAATTGATCCGCGAGGTCCAGACCGCAGAAGATGACTATTTTTATTTAGGAATCGAAGAACTGACAAACCCTACCTGGATGGAACAGCCTCTGAAGCAGCTGTTGAAAGCATTATCCATTACTGTTTTTCGAAAAAAACTGGTTCGGGGCATACCGTTCATCAGCATGGCCATCGGGGCTGGATCCAATTATCAAATGACCCGGAGTGTCAGTGAATTTGCCCAGAAGTTCTATCAATATCGTTATTTACTGGAGAAGAAGGCTGATGAAGAATGA
- a CDS encoding DUF2953 domain-containing protein, with translation MKWLLLIIGILILVLLIVVFTKVKVSIDYKRVQTNDLIHIKLSAWYGLFHYTLKVPVIKLEDDSATVVVNEEKEMNGKTKKEEKKKFTAEDLRDGFADILEMLQHIIGFHKIVRHFAGKVQVKKFSWHSKVGTKNAAHTGVLTGACWALKGSIIGLLTSYFNFRIMPSYSITPDFQRWQANTSISCILQFRIGQAMVTGIKLLRYWKGGKPHFKSRKLAKLSGDSNKQSF, from the coding sequence ATGAAGTGGCTTTTGTTGATAATAGGTATCCTCATTTTGGTGCTGCTTATTGTTGTTTTCACTAAAGTAAAAGTGTCCATCGACTACAAACGTGTCCAAACGAATGACCTAATACATATTAAATTATCAGCTTGGTACGGGCTTTTTCACTATACACTCAAGGTTCCGGTCATCAAACTGGAAGATGACTCGGCAACTGTAGTAGTAAACGAAGAAAAAGAAATGAACGGAAAAACAAAAAAGGAAGAAAAGAAAAAATTCACAGCCGAAGATTTGCGTGACGGATTTGCAGACATTCTGGAGATGCTTCAGCATATCATCGGATTCCATAAGATCGTCCGTCACTTCGCTGGGAAAGTCCAAGTCAAAAAATTCTCCTGGCATAGTAAGGTCGGTACTAAAAACGCTGCACACACCGGTGTCTTAACTGGAGCATGCTGGGCACTCAAAGGTTCCATCATCGGGTTGCTGACAAGCTATTTCAACTTCCGTATCATGCCCTCCTATTCCATTACACCCGACTTTCAGAGATGGCAGGCAAACACGTCGATTTCCTGCATATTACAATTTAGAATCGGGCAGGCTATGGTGACTGGAATAAAACTGCTTCGTTATTGGAAAGGCGGGAAGCCGCATTTCAAGTCGAGGAAATTAGCGAAGCTATCAGGTGATTCCAATAAACAATCGTTCTAG
- the ytfJ gene encoding GerW family sporulation protein: protein MSDHPIQGLMKEAMENLKEMVDVNTIIGDPVETPDGSVILTVSKVGFGFAAGGSEFVMDGNQQGQQGGSKQPFGGGSGGGVSITPIAFLIVGSHGVKMIHLDEGTHLLEKMMDLAPQVVDKIQSMLSKKDNNQKQGSNQNQGGSQQAAKRYQEPKMDIDF, encoded by the coding sequence ATGTCAGATCATCCGATCCAAGGTTTAATGAAAGAAGCTATGGAAAATCTGAAAGAAATGGTCGATGTGAACACGATCATCGGAGATCCGGTTGAAACTCCGGATGGAAGTGTCATTTTAACCGTATCCAAAGTGGGATTTGGTTTTGCAGCCGGTGGCAGCGAATTTGTGATGGATGGAAACCAGCAAGGACAGCAAGGTGGTTCCAAGCAGCCCTTTGGCGGCGGTAGCGGCGGCGGGGTTTCCATAACACCAATTGCCTTTTTGATTGTCGGTTCCCATGGGGTGAAAATGATCCATCTGGATGAAGGGACGCATCTTCTCGAAAAAATGATGGATTTAGCTCCTCAAGTCGTCGATAAGATCCAGTCCATGCTATCCAAGAAAGACAATAATCAAAAGCAGGGCAGTAATCAAAACCAAGGCGGCAGTCAACAAGCTGCAAAAAGGTACCAAGAACCTAAAATGGATATTGATTTCTAA
- a CDS encoding acetate kinase encodes MSKIMAINAGSSSLKFQLFEMPSEKVITKGLVERIGLKDSAFTLSFEGEKVSETMDIPNHEVAVGLLLEKLIDHRIIDSFEEIESVGHRVVHGGEVFSESVLITEDVIEEIEKLSELAPLHNPANITGIKAFRQALGDVPAVAVFDTAFHQTMAAGSYLYSLPLEYYEKYGIRKYGFHGTSHKYVSQRAAVMIGRPIEQLRLISCHLGNGASITAIKGGKSIDTSMGFTPLAGVTMGTRSGNIDPALIPYIMEKTGKTADEVLDVLNKKSGILALSGFSSDLRDIQVEADKGNERAELALKVFADRIHKYIGSYSAKMGGVDGIIFTAGIGENSQTIRGRILEGLEFMGVYWDKDLNRTSGKEAFINAPYSPVKVMVIPTNEEIMIVRDTMKIALSETRKT; translated from the coding sequence ATGTCAAAAATCATGGCTATTAATGCGGGCAGCTCTTCATTGAAGTTTCAGCTTTTTGAGATGCCTAGTGAAAAAGTAATTACAAAAGGTCTTGTTGAGAGAATCGGCTTGAAAGATTCCGCATTTACTTTAAGCTTCGAAGGCGAAAAGGTATCTGAAACGATGGATATACCAAATCATGAAGTGGCTGTAGGGCTTTTATTGGAAAAGCTGATTGACCATCGCATCATTGACTCCTTTGAAGAGATAGAAAGCGTAGGGCATCGGGTGGTGCATGGCGGTGAGGTATTCAGCGAATCGGTCTTGATTACGGAGGATGTAATAGAGGAAATCGAAAAGCTTTCCGAGTTGGCGCCCCTTCATAATCCCGCCAATATCACCGGGATCAAAGCCTTCAGGCAAGCACTGGGTGATGTGCCAGCGGTTGCGGTATTCGACACTGCCTTCCATCAAACGATGGCAGCAGGTTCCTATTTGTACAGCTTGCCTCTTGAATATTATGAAAAATACGGAATAAGGAAGTATGGGTTTCATGGTACTTCACATAAATATGTATCACAGCGGGCAGCCGTAATGATTGGCCGCCCAATTGAACAGCTTCGATTGATATCGTGCCATTTAGGGAATGGTGCAAGCATCACGGCCATAAAGGGCGGCAAATCAATTGATACATCAATGGGATTTACACCATTGGCCGGTGTTACTATGGGAACTCGTTCAGGGAACATCGACCCTGCATTGATTCCTTATATCATGGAGAAGACGGGTAAAACAGCAGATGAAGTTCTGGATGTCCTGAATAAGAAAAGCGGCATCCTGGCCCTTTCCGGTTTTTCCAGCGACCTGCGCGATATTCAAGTTGAAGCGGATAAAGGCAATGAGCGGGCTGAACTCGCACTTAAAGTATTCGCAGACCGAATTCACAAGTACATTGGCTCCTATTCAGCTAAAATGGGAGGTGTGGATGGCATCATTTTTACAGCGGGCATCGGTGAAAACAGTCAAACCATTAGGGGGCGAATCTTGGAGGGACTTGAATTCATGGGGGTATATTGGGATAAGGATCTCAATCGCACCTCGGGCAAGGAAGCGTTCATCAATGCACCCTATTCCCCTGTAAAAGTCATGGTCATCCCCACTAATGAAGAAATCATGATTGTCAGGGATACCATGAAAATAGCTTTGAGCGAGACTAGGAAAACATGA
- a CDS encoding argininosuccinate synthase has protein sequence MENQKVVLAYSGGLDTSVAIKWLQDQGYEVVACCLDVGEGKDLDFIKEKAITVGAVSSYVIDAKDEFADEFALTALQAHTLYEGKYPLVSALSRPLIAKKLVEVAEAENAVAVAHGCTGKGNDQVRFEVSISALNPNLQVLAPVRDWKWSREEEIEYAAKNGIPVPIGMASPFSIDQNLWGRSNECGILEDPWAAPPEEAYDLTTSLECTPDTADIIEIGFEQGVPVTLNDKNYKLADLIVELNQIAGKHGVGRIDHVENRLVGIKSREVYEAPGAMTLIAAHKELEDITLVKELAHFKPVIEKKMTELIYEGLWFSPLQKALAAFLKETQVNVTGTVRVKLFKGHAIVEGRKSEYSLYDEKLATYTKADEFDHDAAVGFIKLWGLPTKVNSMVNNKKVTV, from the coding sequence ATGGAAAATCAAAAAGTTGTTTTAGCATATTCCGGAGGTTTGGATACTTCCGTTGCAATTAAATGGTTACAAGATCAAGGGTACGAAGTTGTGGCATGCTGCTTGGATGTCGGAGAAGGGAAAGATTTGGACTTCATTAAAGAAAAAGCGATCACTGTTGGTGCGGTAAGTTCCTATGTCATTGATGCGAAGGACGAATTCGCTGATGAATTCGCATTGACGGCTCTTCAGGCACATACTTTGTATGAAGGGAAATATCCATTGGTATCGGCTTTATCACGTCCGCTGATCGCGAAGAAATTAGTGGAAGTGGCTGAAGCGGAAAACGCGGTAGCCGTTGCACACGGTTGTACGGGAAAAGGAAATGACCAAGTGCGTTTCGAAGTATCCATCTCCGCATTGAACCCTAATTTGCAAGTTCTTGCACCTGTTCGTGACTGGAAATGGTCTCGTGAAGAGGAGATTGAATATGCAGCGAAAAATGGCATTCCCGTTCCGATTGGCATGGCGAGCCCATTCTCGATTGACCAAAACCTTTGGGGAAGAAGTAACGAATGCGGAATCCTGGAAGATCCTTGGGCAGCTCCGCCGGAAGAGGCCTATGATTTGACTACAAGCCTTGAATGTACGCCAGATACTGCCGATATCATTGAAATTGGTTTTGAACAAGGTGTGCCGGTTACATTGAATGATAAAAACTATAAATTGGCTGACCTGATCGTCGAGTTGAATCAAATTGCCGGCAAACACGGAGTAGGGCGTATCGATCACGTTGAAAATAGATTAGTAGGAATCAAATCACGTGAAGTCTATGAAGCACCTGGTGCGATGACATTGATAGCTGCACACAAAGAACTTGAAGATATCACGCTTGTAAAAGAATTGGCTCACTTCAAACCGGTGATCGAGAAGAAAATGACTGAATTGATTTATGAAGGACTTTGGTTCTCACCGCTTCAAAAAGCTTTGGCTGCATTCCTGAAAGAAACACAAGTGAATGTAACGGGTACGGTCCGTGTCAAACTATTCAAAGGTCATGCGATTGTTGAAGGAAGAAAATCCGAATACTCCCTATATGACGAAAAATTGGCTACCTATACAAAAGCAGACGAATTCGATCATGATGCAGCAGTTGGATTCATTAAATTATGGGGACTTCCAACGAAAGTGAACAGCATGGTCAATAACAAGAAGGTGACAGTGTGA
- a CDS encoding M24 family metallopeptidase: MNERLTELQNWLQANEAEAALLTSTESIFYLSGFFSDPHERLLALAIFANAEPFLVCPQMEVPDAKQAGWDGDIIGYTDIEDPWGKVKQAVENRGVSIHKMAIEKEHMNVERYEKVQQHFSAPKLVSAEEKLQRMRMIKSEDEMVKIREACRLADFAIEVGVNEIHEGKTEMEILAAIEFELKKAGVSQMSFSTMVLTGKNGASPHGTPGNTKVQRGDLVLFDLGVVHEGYCSDITRTVAYGDINDKQAEIYETVLKAQEAAVAASKPGVSCSEIDLTARNIISNKGYGEFFPHRLGHGLGISVHEYPSLTETNSLKLQSGMVYTIEPGIYVPNVAGVRIEDDLLITDAGCEVLTKFPKSLQIIK, from the coding sequence ATGAATGAACGTTTGACAGAACTACAAAATTGGCTACAGGCGAATGAGGCTGAAGCCGCTTTACTTACATCTACAGAGAGCATCTTCTATTTAAGCGGGTTTTTTAGTGATCCTCATGAAAGACTGCTGGCACTTGCCATTTTTGCAAATGCCGAACCATTCCTTGTCTGCCCGCAGATGGAAGTTCCGGATGCTAAACAGGCTGGATGGGATGGAGATATCATTGGATACACCGACATCGAAGATCCTTGGGGAAAAGTTAAGCAAGCAGTGGAGAATCGCGGGGTATCCATTCATAAAATGGCCATTGAAAAAGAGCATATGAATGTAGAGCGTTATGAAAAGGTCCAACAACACTTCAGCGCTCCAAAGCTCGTTTCCGCAGAAGAAAAACTTCAAAGGATGCGAATGATCAAGTCGGAAGATGAAATGGTCAAAATCCGTGAAGCATGCCGCCTTGCCGACTTTGCGATTGAAGTGGGTGTCAACGAAATTCATGAAGGTAAAACGGAAATGGAAATCCTTGCAGCGATAGAATTCGAATTGAAAAAGGCAGGAGTCAGCCAAATGTCTTTTTCCACCATGGTCCTGACTGGCAAAAATGGCGCTTCCCCACATGGCACACCTGGGAATACGAAGGTTCAACGCGGCGACCTCGTCCTCTTTGACCTTGGCGTCGTTCATGAAGGGTACTGCTCTGACATCACTAGAACGGTCGCATACGGAGATATCAATGATAAACAGGCAGAAATATATGAAACTGTACTTAAAGCACAAGAAGCTGCCGTTGCAGCCAGTAAACCTGGTGTATCCTGTTCCGAGATAGACTTGACGGCCAGAAACATCATCAGCAATAAGGGATACGGTGAATTCTTCCCGCACAGGCTCGGTCACGGACTTGGGATCAGCGTCCATGAGTATCCATCCTTGACTGAAACGAATTCTCTAAAACTTCAATCCGGAATGGTTTATACGATCGAACCTGGCATATATGTTCCGAATGTTGCAGGCGTAAGGATTGAAGATGATCTATTGATCACGGATGCAGGCTGTGAGGTTTTGACCAAATTCCCGAAGAGCCTGCAAATCATAAAGTGA
- the argH gene encoding argininosuccinate lyase: MSSKLWGGRFTKSAEEWVDEFGASISFDQELVLEDIQGSLAHVTMLKQCSILPEEDADQIIAGLKSLQEKAEKGELTFKVEMEDIHLNLESMLISEIGPVGGKLHTGRSRNDQVATDLHLYMRNQTKVILELINDLQISILGQSKKNVETLIPGYTHLQRAQPISFAHHLMAYFWMLERDKQRFTESFKRINISPLGAGALAGTTFPIDRALSAELLGFEGIYENSLDAVSDRDFAIEFMSNSATMMMHLSRFSEEIILWSSQEFQFIELDDAFSTGSSIMPQKKNPDMAELIRGKTGRVYGNLTGLLTVLKGLPLAYNKDMQEDKEGVFDTVKTIVGSLKIFAGMISTMKVKTDIMEKATKNDFSNATELADYLASKGMPFREAHEVVGKLVLFCVQNGCYLVDLSIEQFKEASDLFDHDIYDALNPYEAVKRRNSAGGTGFAQVLLAIEKAEKLVSE, from the coding sequence GTGAGCAGCAAGCTTTGGGGAGGAAGATTCACGAAATCCGCCGAAGAATGGGTAGATGAGTTTGGAGCTTCCATTTCCTTTGACCAGGAACTTGTCCTTGAAGATATTCAAGGCAGTTTAGCTCATGTAACCATGTTAAAGCAATGCAGCATTTTACCTGAAGAAGATGCGGATCAGATCATTGCAGGTCTGAAAAGTTTACAGGAAAAGGCTGAGAAGGGTGAATTGACTTTTAAGGTTGAGATGGAAGATATCCATCTTAACCTGGAAAGTATGCTAATAAGCGAAATCGGTCCAGTTGGCGGAAAGCTTCATACAGGAAGAAGCCGTAATGACCAAGTTGCGACCGACCTTCATCTGTATATGCGGAACCAAACGAAAGTGATTCTGGAACTCATCAATGATTTGCAAATATCGATTTTGGGACAATCCAAGAAAAATGTGGAAACACTAATTCCAGGTTATACACATTTGCAGCGTGCACAGCCCATTTCATTTGCCCACCACTTAATGGCTTACTTTTGGATGCTTGAGCGTGATAAGCAGCGCTTCACCGAGAGTTTCAAAAGGATCAACATTTCTCCATTGGGTGCTGGGGCATTAGCTGGGACGACTTTCCCGATTGACCGTGCCCTCAGTGCGGAGCTATTGGGGTTTGAGGGAATTTACGAAAACAGTCTTGATGCTGTAAGTGATCGTGATTTTGCCATTGAATTCATGAGCAACAGTGCGACAATGATGATGCATTTATCCCGTTTCAGCGAAGAAATCATTCTCTGGTCAAGCCAGGAATTCCAATTCATTGAATTGGATGATGCCTTTTCCACGGGAAGCAGCATTATGCCGCAAAAGAAAAATCCTGATATGGCGGAATTGATCCGTGGTAAAACAGGACGGGTTTATGGGAACCTAACGGGGTTATTGACTGTTTTGAAAGGACTGCCGCTTGCTTATAACAAAGATATGCAAGAAGATAAAGAAGGCGTTTTTGATACGGTTAAGACCATTGTTGGTTCACTTAAAATATTTGCCGGCATGATTTCAACGATGAAAGTGAAAACGGACATAATGGAAAAAGCAACAAAAAATGACTTCTCGAATGCGACTGAATTAGCTGATTACCTGGCTTCAAAGGGGATGCCTTTCCGTGAGGCGCACGAAGTAGTCGGGAAGCTTGTATTGTTCTGTGTCCAGAATGGCTGCTATTTAGTCGACCTGAGCATTGAACAATTCAAGGAAGCTTCCGATTTGTTTGATCATGATATTTATGATGCATTAAATCCTTATGAGGCAGTTAAACGCCGTAACAGTGCGGGCGGTACAGGTTTTGCCCAAGTCCTGCTGGCGATTGAAAAAGCGGAAAAACTGGTAAGTGAATAA
- a CDS encoding metal-dependent hydrolase, with product MKVSFHGHAVVKVETNGKTILIDPFITGNELTDLNVEDVKPDVIILTHGHNDHVGDTVELAKRDDALVIGIAEIADYLGAQGVRTHGMSIGGAFEFDFGKVKLTPAFHGTGFNNGDGQIIYLGMPAGVLLTIEGKTIYHAGDTAVFSDMKLIGERHPIDLAFLPIGDNYTMGPEDAALAAKFLQAKQVVPIHYNTFPVIKQDPEKFMDLLEEGNGLIMEAGDEIDF from the coding sequence ATGAAAGTATCTTTTCATGGACATGCAGTTGTAAAAGTTGAAACGAATGGTAAAACGATTTTAATCGATCCATTCATTACTGGAAACGAATTGACCGATTTGAATGTAGAAGATGTGAAACCGGATGTGATCATCTTAACACATGGCCATAATGACCATGTCGGTGATACGGTTGAATTGGCCAAAAGGGATGATGCACTTGTCATCGGCATTGCAGAGATTGCCGACTACCTGGGTGCTCAAGGAGTCAGGACCCACGGGATGAGCATCGGAGGAGCTTTCGAGTTCGACTTTGGAAAAGTGAAACTGACGCCAGCATTCCATGGAACGGGATTCAATAACGGAGATGGGCAAATCATTTATTTAGGAATGCCTGCTGGCGTATTGCTTACGATAGAAGGGAAAACGATCTATCATGCAGGGGATACAGCGGTATTTTCCGATATGAAATTGATCGGTGAGCGACATCCGATTGACTTGGCATTCTTGCCAATCGGCGACAATTACACCATGGGCCCGGAAGATGCAGCACTTGCAGCGAAATTCCTACAAGCCAAACAAGTCGTGCCGATTCATTACAATACTTTCCCTGTCATCAAACAGGATCCTGAAAAATTCATGGACTTGCTTGAAGAGGGAAATGGACTGATCATGGAAGCCGGGGATGAAATAGACTTTTAA
- the tpx gene encoding thiol peroxidase, which translates to MASVTFKNNPITLVGPELKVGDKAPDFTVLANDLSPVTLNDSKGSVRIISVVPSVDTGVCDAQTRKFNEEAAKLDNVKVLTISNDLPFAQKRWCAASGLDNVQVLSDHRDLSFGEAYGVVMQELRLLARSVFVVNSSDEITYVEYVSEGTSHPNYEGAIEAAKAAK; encoded by the coding sequence ATGGCTTCAGTTACATTTAAAAACAACCCGATCACTTTAGTGGGACCAGAACTAAAAGTTGGGGACAAAGCACCTGATTTTACAGTATTGGCTAATGACTTATCTCCGGTTACTTTAAACGACTCCAAAGGTTCTGTCCGCATTATCAGCGTGGTTCCATCCGTGGATACAGGTGTTTGTGACGCACAGACACGTAAATTTAATGAAGAAGCGGCAAAATTGGATAATGTAAAAGTACTTACGATCAGTAACGATCTTCCTTTCGCGCAAAAACGCTGGTGTGCTGCCAGCGGCTTGGATAATGTTCAAGTTCTTTCCGATCACCGTGACCTTTCATTCGGTGAAGCATATGGTGTAGTCATGCAAGAACTTCGTCTATTGGCTCGCTCTGTATTCGTAGTGAACAGCTCTGATGAAATCACATATGTAGAATATGTAAGTGAAGGCACCAGCCATCCTAATTACGAAGGTGCAATCGAAGCGGCTAAAGCGGCAAAATAA
- a CDS encoding universal stress protein, whose translation MDYKNILVAVDGSEEAEWALKKAIYLAKLSDATLVLTHIVDTRNFPTVEAYDMTIRDHSETFANELLDKYKTEAIASGIAKVQTEVAYGSPKVQIPRDLAKKHSIDLIVCGATGLNAVERFLIGSVSEGIVRHSNCDVMVVRTN comes from the coding sequence ATAGATTATAAAAATATTCTTGTAGCAGTGGATGGTTCGGAAGAAGCAGAGTGGGCCCTAAAAAAGGCAATCTATTTAGCAAAACTCAGTGACGCTACCCTTGTGCTCACACATATCGTGGATACAAGGAATTTCCCTACTGTCGAAGCTTATGATATGACTATCCGTGATCACTCTGAAACCTTTGCCAATGAGCTATTGGACAAGTATAAAACGGAAGCCATTGCATCCGGGATTGCAAAGGTCCAAACAGAAGTTGCCTATGGTTCTCCTAAAGTTCAAATTCCAAGGGATTTAGCGAAAAAGCATTCGATTGATTTAATTGTATGCGGTGCAACGGGCCTTAACGCAGTCGAACGTTTCCTTATCGGCAGCGTGTCGGAAGGCATAGTTCGCCATTCTAACTGTGATGTAATGGTCGTGCGTACGAATTGA
- a CDS encoding MogA/MoaB family molybdenum cofactor biosynthesis protein: protein MSVKNHKKAVTEAVRCMVITVSDTRNEETDKSGALMMELLKSNGHEVNEYVIVKDERKAIQDAVTSGSQISKVDVILTNGGTGIANRDVTIEAVKELMTKEIPGFGEIFRMLSYQEDIGSAAILSRAIAGVVNNKAVFSTPGSSGAVRLAMNKLILPELGHVVGELRKDL from the coding sequence ATGAGTGTCAAGAATCATAAAAAAGCCGTCACGGAGGCAGTTCGCTGCATGGTGATAACCGTCAGCGATACACGTAATGAAGAAACGGATAAAAGTGGAGCACTGATGATGGAATTGCTGAAATCGAATGGTCATGAAGTGAATGAATATGTAATCGTTAAAGATGAGCGGAAAGCGATTCAGGATGCGGTCACTTCTGGCAGCCAAATCAGCAAGGTCGATGTCATATTAACAAATGGTGGCACTGGCATCGCCAATAGGGATGTAACGATCGAGGCGGTCAAAGAGTTGATGACCAAGGAAATTCCCGGTTTTGGCGAGATTTTTCGAATGCTCAGTTATCAAGAGGATATCGGGTCTGCCGCCATTCTATCCAGGGCGATTGCCGGAGTCGTGAACAATAAAGCCGTTTTTTCCACCCCAGGCTCATCAGGGGCGGTTCGGCTTGCGATGAATAAATTGATTCTTCCGGAATTGGGACATGTCGTTGGTGAACTTCGCAAGGATTTATAA